Below is a genomic region from Ruania alba.
GCCCCGCTGACGCAGACGAAGCTCAATACCCGCGAGGATCGACAGGTAGAACGAGCTGTTCAGGTCGGGGAGCAGCACCCCCACCGTGCGCGAGCGGCCCGACCTCAGATTGCGCGCGATCGTGTTCGGCCGGAAGTCCAGTGTCGCCGCGGCCTCCTCGATCGCGCGCGCGTTCGCCGCGAGCACCGATCGCCCGTTGTAGTACTTCGAGATCGTGGCCAACGACAGCCCGGTGAGTCGCTGCAGGTCCTTGTATGTCGACACCTCGCCCCTCCAATCGTGTGGCCGCATGCAGCGCTCTGCGGTCGGTACAGGCTGGTGCGACCACCCTACAGAGCGAAACGTTACGCTCTGAGAATCTGGGTGACGAACCATCGCTTCACGACGACTCCTAGACAACTCATGGTCTGTCACCTATGGTCTACAACCATTGCAAATACGGTGATCTGAGCACCAGGACAGCCCATCGGCAATCTCGGCCCGGCGGTTCCTTGGATCTGCCGCCCGGGTCCGGACCATTCTTCGAAGAAGAGGATGAGATGAAACGATACGCACGAATCTCAGCAGCAGTTCTCGTGGGCACGCTGGGCCTGAGCGCCTGCTCCGGCGGGGACGACGACGATGTGACGACCTCCCTGACCTTCTCGATGTGGGCGGGGTCGACGCCGGAGACCGAGGCGCTGCAGACATTGATCGACCTCGTAGAGGAGGAGCACCCTGACCTCTCGATCGAGCTGCAGACGGCGCCGTTCAACGACTATTGGACTCGGCTGGCCGCCCAGGCCAGTGGTGGCACCGAGGCCTGCATCCTCGGTGTGCAGTCGCCGCGCACCAGCAGCATCAGCAGTCTGTTGCTGCCGCTGGAGGACTCGGCCCTCGACACCGCCGGGATCGACCTGTCCGAATTCGATGACGCGATCGTCGAAGGGACCCAGGTTGAGAACGTGCAGTACGCGGTGCCGTACGACGTCGGCCCTCTGGTGGTCTTCTACAACGCGGATGCCTTCGCTGCCGCGGACGTCGTCGAGCCGGCGAACGGTTGGACGGTCGAGGACTTCTCCTCCGCTGCGGCCGATCTGTCCGCCGACGACGGTCACGGCTTCGCGGTCACGCCGAACTACGACGTGACGAACGCCTGGTCGCTGACCCTCGGTGGCGAGCAGGGTGTCGCGGAGGATGGCTCTCTGCAGCTCGATGACCCCGCCCTCGTCGAGGCGGTCGAGTTCCTGCAGCAACTGATTGCGGACGGCCACGCGCCGCCTCTTGCTGCGACGAGCGACAACTACAACGCGCTCAACTCCTTCGTCTCCGGCGATGCAGCCATGGTGGTCGACGGTCCATGGCAGATTGCCTACGTGACCGAGCAGGTCTCGTTCGAGCTCGGTGTCGCCGTCAT
It encodes:
- a CDS encoding ABC transporter substrate-binding protein, with translation MKRYARISAAVLVGTLGLSACSGGDDDDVTTSLTFSMWAGSTPETEALQTLIDLVEEEHPDLSIELQTAPFNDYWTRLAAQASGGTEACILGVQSPRTSSISSLLLPLEDSALDTAGIDLSEFDDAIVEGTQVENVQYAVPYDVGPLVVFYNADAFAAADVVEPANGWTVEDFSSAAADLSADDGHGFAVTPNYDVTNAWSLTLGGEQGVAEDGSLQLDDPALVEAVEFLQQLIADGHAPPLAATSDNYNALNSFVSGDAAMVVDGPWQIAYVTEQVSFELGVAVMPAGPQGSATPVAGSGYGVSASCEYPEEALRAISVLTGPEAQTVLAEMGRAYPARIAEQPAYFQGAFQVAEGALAASSEGGQALRSTVNFTQVNSLFNQYAVSSFNGDMTAEDFLGTVQSQTEAGAQQ